TCTAGGTTTGAGAACTTCGAAATTgtctccaaatcgactcagtctattgaatatactcaaaatccagtgcaaaattGATTTTAGTGCAAGATAATCTGAGAAAagagaaattgacaaaaagttaggaaaaaagcttcttttgaaaattcgtcaaaatttctatgtttcgtattttaaaaatctaaagattcgAAAATGTTCCAAGTTACGTCACCTTTTCAATTCTGTTTGAATAGTTATGTTATGTTTCTGTtatgatttcaacaattttgacagttcattgattaaaaagtcagttttagaccacttttttaaattttttgtggtcatgatgtcaaaaaatatataaaaaaatacatcccTATATGCAATGTAGAGTTTCTAACTTCGgatttcttggacactaagtgaattttttttacatgtcGTAGCAgatcttcatttttttatccgaaacatgttttttctgatttttattcttagatattgaataacggaaaactgaagtgttgtgggtgaatattgtctgaaaaacatatttgagtcacattacgaggatttcaaaactaaatattacatttttatacaaaatcggttgaaaaacaagagagatgtAGCTGTTTAAAACGAGGAGCATCAAAGTGACACTCAATGTCTGATTTTCCTAGGCGTTCGGGCTACGTTCATTAAAaagtgatgatgcaaaatcaaagatttcaagaattcgtTGAAGTtccccgaagattttttttatttggattcacCCGAAtgaagttacaagccgccaaacttccaatagtgtcatattgatactcaagagcggattagggttaagaaaaaaatgccGAAGTGCCGAAAAAATGATCGCTTTAAGTTTGAAGCGCTATTCGCTAATCGCTAGCTGTTGACCAagacgaaaaaaatatcaaattcttcttttgtcccgCCCTTTCCCTCATCGATTTTTTCACCCCAAGggagaataaataaagtttcaagtttATAATTAAAACTTAATTGCTCAAATGCTTATACCTACAATTATTTGAGCAGAACAAAACTGTCGAAGGTAGGAAAATTATAACCTCTGtgttctacaaataaaaaaaattgaacagaatTTGGAGATGGCTATATctccttttttataattttttattgaaatttactcgatttatcggatttgtgcaaagtagatacagtgaatccccgattttgtcaccccCTTGGGGGTGACAAATTGGGgacagtgacaaaatcgggtagTTTTTAAAAAGCACCCTTTTATAATAATTCTGTTCAGATCAATCAGAAACATAATTATTGCGTCATTTAAAACAGTTGAGCGTGTTTTTTGTGTGCTTTTAGTTGATACTTAATGCGTTGAATctctttttcatcgaaatatcattaaatttttatggtttGTTCCTGAAAACACTCTGTTGGACCGGTATTATCAAGAAGAATCAATGATTCAGTGATTAAAATACCTGTATGacctaataaaaaaacaaggtatgaaacaagtttaaaaaaatgtattgctcTAAACAACTcccaataataaaaatcaaacctGACAACTGGGGGAGCATTCCTTCTGCCTATTTCGAATGAAGCTTTACGGATATTAGACAACATAGTTGATTGGGCTGATTCTTTAGATTTGTCGATAAATGACGTCATCTTCTTGTGGCGTATTAGGGAaattgctttgaagaaagctGAATTGAGACcgtcagagccaaaggggtaggggagaatgaggatacttgatccctggggatacttgattccttagctatatctcgaaactggaatgtcttacaaagatcaaatgttctagaaaaatgtgccaaaatgagcaaaataacaatgcttgtagtttaaaattttttaacaaaataattgtttgagtaattgaactttgtttgaaaaatttcactaagtgtaacttgaagatcttttttcatcactttaaaatgttccttacttgggaaaattatgaaaaaaatatttgttccaatgtatcaatcgctcgagcgtaaaatgaacttcataatgccatattttcaaagtaatggaaaactctcaacttttttcagaaaaagttttctaaaatgttgattatgggtacaattgatcccctagagttgggtacaattgatcccccttccaaaaggcatattcttcttctgaattgatcgttatgattgctgattacgaaattactaatatttatccaaaaactaatatttatcgaacaattgtctgaagaaaagagcaaaaataattaattttctcttaattatataaaatagcgcctttaagtatgcaatgtttttagtgttgaaacaaagttatagaatcTTCTtgttatgtctgctataaattgtgaaatgagaacaaacatgaccaaaatagtcaattaagattctatcttggggttttgtttcatttttatacaaggattagggcttcctgaataaaagatcaagcctCCTTCattaggggatcaagtctcccctaagttcagaaaaatcgcaatttttttactcccacgaaaatgcttctagttcatcaacgggttcatgtatcgttctaatttttggagcatagaaacttgaagttacaagctgtcagaaaatgtcaaagacggcgagttgctaaatttttccaaaaagatatggtgaaaataagaaaaggggatcaagtatccccactctcccctataggaGAAAAATTGGTCGATTTAGAGTTTGGAATGTCaaccaatttttcatttttcaaattttattgctgattttttcagatttttaggattttattTACTGTTGTGTTTAACCTTAAAATAAGTAAGATTAACTTAGCTTTTATCGCGTAAGAAAGCGAATGCAAACGCAAAAAAGGAACTTGAATGCCCTATTTTAAATAAGGAAATGAATTCTCGTTcatttgtaccttgaacgtggAACCGTATACTCGATCTTTtattaaaaccatatttcttcatccgacCTCCTCCTGCTGATACATCATTTCATAACATTTACATACCTACTTTttgttagaatgaaaaacacaaattttcgaaaaatatttggaaattggAAGAACACAACCACttgaaagcgtgttttctcgaaataagctatTTCGCAATCTtaaccctttggctccaagggttCAAAAAACAAGCTTGTTGATCATATCGATGATTTGTTGCGTcatcatatttattattttgattgtatttacCGACTTTATTATTGTTTAAATGTGGAAAGAAACACTTGTATAAAATCGGACATCTTTTCTTAATGTCATTCATAAGTCGCTATCGATGTAGTCATGTTGTATAACAATGTTGTCAATAGACGCGATATCAATTGATAATCATCTCAAATGGAGAAGGTTTGAATCTGAGTATctttacataaaataaaaaaattgtgactgTAGTATGTAATTTCGTTGCAAAcaatcttttgtgcaattcattcCATTGTGTTGTTTGATAATTTTACACTATTctcattaaaatctttaacctgttttccctttttttaaacttgcaggagcattgtcaaacATAAACATGTAAACAATTGCTATTAgaacttaaaacgaaggctacaatGAATTAATAACAACTTAACAATGTCAATTAATTCTATAGtgattttatcttaattttatttgaactgaTCTGTGAAATCTCTAAAAAACTGTAATGTAAAAGTAAATATCTCTaccatttaaaaacaaaagctgattgaGGGATgctaaaaatagttttaaattatttgacaCCTTTTTTGCTATCTTAATATGTAGATATTGCGAGCAAGTACCAAAAGAGGGAAAATGACACTCAATACATCTTTCTTCTAACTCCGGTACGCATTCCTCCAATAGATCCAATTAAGTAATCAGAATGATGTCCAATGTCACCTCAACTTGgttaatgacaaaaagtttattctatccATAAcaattcgagagattgatacaaatatatgggagttagcgatcttcaattagcggaaccaaaaaatagcggaactttttaattcgctagatcaatcaaaacatagcggcaaaattaaaccgctagcGAAAAgctagcggactaactagcgattagcgaattagcgcttttgtgccgaacactggattggaaaatggcgtccaagcaagaggagctacaaatcagaagtcagaacattgtacatgcgtcgtgaaaatccaaactacacTCACGTAGAAATAGCAAAATCGTGAATGTGGCGAAATCAACCGTCACgaaagtaataaaagtgttcgggGAACGTATTTTGACAACTAGCGAGCCGGAATCTGGGAGAAATCGAAATCCGGAAGCCGCAGTGACGATCAGAAGAGTGACTAGcactttcaagcgaaactccaaTCTCTCCGTTCGAGGTGTCGTCAATGAGTTGGGAATATCGTTCATAACCGTGCATGGAGCTTAAAAACGATCCGAACCATCGACTCATAAGAAGGTAGTGGCTGCTAATCGCAATGAAAAGCACAACCTCACGGCAAAAACAAAATCTCGGATGCTGTATACGACAtggttgacaaagtttgattgcgtggtaatggacgaagaaaacatacgccaaggcagacttcaggCAGCTTCCTAGATAAGAAAATAATATAGCAACCAAAAGGGAGAAGGCagcagacattttcaaacatattgaactatcaaagtttgccaagaaatatctcgtttgggaagctatctgtacctgagGCTTGTAAAGCGACATTTTCATTGCAGCCGGACCGTCAAAGaggaaatttacgtaaaagagtgtctccaaaaGCGTTTGCTGTCTTTCCTGAAGAACTGTTTATTTTCGGATTTGTCATCCTGCCATTATGAAATAAATGCCATGtagtggtatgccgctaacaaaACGCAGGTTGTGACCAAGGATAAGaatcctcccaacacaccagaacttctcCTAATTTTATTTCTCAATCAGTTAGATATAAGATGAAAAGCAAAGAAGATAAAAAGATAAATTATGAAAGGATGAATATATTTCGATTCCAGCACCATAAATATCATACTAATCTAAAAAACTTAGTTCAGCATATACTGCTCAACATTGTTTCCGGCCAACTGGAAAACCAAATCCGGAGTCGTCGCCGAACCAAACGGAATCCATTCGTTCGGAAGCCCAGCATCTTTTCGAGCGGCGTTGAGAGCATACCGGAGGGCAAAGATCACCACGATTGTCATGTTCAATGCTGGCTCCCCGGTGGCCTTCGATCGAAGGACCCCAACCGGATTGGAACTATTTCTGAGGAAACTCACACGGAAATCAATCGGAATGTCCTTAGCGCCAGGCGGTTTGTAGGTCCAGGTACGATTGGTAACCAGCTCACCGGTTCTGCTATCGGTGACCAGGGCTTCCGTTAAAAAGTAGCCGATTCCCATTACGAAGGCTCCCTCGATTTGCCCAACATCGATTCCGGGGCTAAGACTCTCTCCGGTGTCTTCAAGAATGTCGACCCGCTTGACCTGGACGTTCCCGGTGAGAATATCGACCTCGATCTCGGCACAGCTAAGCCCGTAGATGTAGTACCCTTTGACGTCGTCAACCCGCCACTGAGCCTCGGCACACAGATCTATGTTTCGAACGTATGCTAGTTTGGCGATGGTCGGCCAATCGGCTTGAGCGTTCTCCTTGCGAACCGGACTAAGGCGTTCCTGAAGCATGTCGCATGCCTTTTTGGCGGCCTGAAATAGTGGAAATAATGTTAGAGAAGCTAGACAATGTTTGAAGATGGAAAAACTTACGTAACAAACGGCTTCGCTAGTCATACTGCCACCAGTGACAATAGCATTCGGAGAAGTATTGGTAGCGGATGGTTTGATGCTGACCATTTCCAGGGGGATTCCAAGACTGAAAGCAACCGTTTGAGCGACTTTAGTGTTCATACCTTGACCCATTTCGATGCCACCGTGGGTCACAGAAACTGTTCCATCTCCTCCAAATACAGAAACGATACAGTTGAGCTGACCAAAATATTCCAACCAGTACTGAAGAGGAACGATAGCAATTCCTCGCTTCTTCCAGCGGTTCTTGGCGTTGAAGTCATCGATAGCACGCTTACGGTCGTTGTACTCGACATCCTTCAGGAAAGTCGGCatcaactgtttgattttattATCACTGGCCATGTTAGCCATGCGGACATCTATTGGGTCCAATCCCATTTCATGCGCTATATGTTCCATGATGTTTTCAATCATGGCAACTCCTTCAGTCGTTCCCGGTGCTCTACACCACGTATTGCTGGGTGCATCTGTTTTAACAGCTTTCCCGACAATCTTCCAATTTTTGTTATCGTAGCAGTTCTTGAAGAACTCGGTCGCAGCCATTTGCACTGATTCGTTCATCGTGATTCCGTAGTCTTGCACGAAATTATTGGTCAGCTTCTCGATGTGACCCGTTTTGTCGACATCGGCGCTGTAATCGCTTATACAACCGAATCGCTTCCCAATCGATGACATATTGTGCTCAATGGTCAGAACCAATCTTACCGGACGCTGCAGCAGATGAGCAGCCAGGGCGCAAGCGCAAGCTATTTGAGACGCTCGGGATATTTTACACCCATAAGCGCCTCCCAAACGTCGCACATACAGATTCAAACTATTCACTGGAACCTTCAGACATTCCGCAATTGCCAGCTGCGTAAGATCCATCCACTGAGTGGACGAATACACATCCATACCATCCTCGATCGGAACGCAGACACACGTCTGTGCTTCCATCGTATAGTGATACTGATTCCCGATCTCAAAACGCCCTTTCACCTGCTTGCTATCACAGACTTCGGTCTTCACTCGATAGCCCTTGCCTCGTTTGCTGGATTGTGCGTCGAAGAAGCGATCCTGTGCATCGACGTCCATCACAGCCTTCAACGTAGCATAGATCGgtttgttgttgattttctcGTATGTTATCCGAACAGCTTTGGCAGCTCTCTGTGCCTGGTTGAACGTTTCGGCCACAATCAAACCGGCAAATTGACTGTGGAATTTGACCTCTTCGCTGCAAAAAATTTCCTCCACCTCAAGATTACCGAGTCCCGCGGGCATGAAGTTGTTGTTGCCAGGGATGTCTTTCGCCGAGAAGAATGCAATCACTCCAGGGAGTTTCTgaaatgtttcgaaaatatcttaaattagaACCAAAGCCGAAGAATGAACAATACCATCCTAGTTTTATCCTGAGAAATTCAGGAGTTAGAAGCAAGTATGATCACGGTGTCTTTTTCGTAAtaatttaaccctcatccgcattagatttcattaccctaatcagcactaggagtgtcaatttgacactctaagctaaaatcgtcataactctttttatatctaaccgattacaatgaaacttatatcactagaatGTAATGTCCTTGTAATGTCAGTCAAATAGgattagaacattatatatatatatatatatatatatatatatatatatatatatatgtatatatatatatatatatatatatatatatatatatatatatatatatatatatatatatatatatatatatatatatatatatatatatatatatatatatatatatatatatatatatatatatatatatatatatatatatatatatatatatatatatatatatctaaagcttaggggagaatgaggatacttgatccctggggatacttgattctttagctatatctcgaagcTGGAATGACTAACgaaaatcaaatgttctagaaaaatgtgccaaaatgagcaaaataacaatgcttgcagtttaaaattttttattaaaataattgtttgagtaattgaactttgtttgaaaaatttcacaaaatgtaacttgaagatcttttttcatcattttaaaatgttccttacatgggaaaatcatgaaaaaaatatttgttccaatgtatcaatcgctcgagcgtaaaatgaacttcataatgccatattttcaaagcaatggaaaactctcaacttttttcagaaaaagttttctaaaatgttgattatgggtacaattgatcccctagagttgggtacaattgatcccccttccaaacggcatattcttcttctgaattgatcgttatgattgctgataacgaaattactaatatttatccaaaaactaatatttatcaaacaattgtctgaagaaaagggaaaaaataattaattttctcttaattataaaaaaagcgcctttaagtatgcaatgttaatagcgttgagacgaagttatagaattttcttcttatgtctgctataaattgtgaaatgagaacaaacatgaccaaaatagtgatttaacattctatcttggggttttgtttgatttttatacaagtattggggcttcctgaataaaagatcaagtctccttcataaggggatcaagtctcccctaacttcagaaaaatcgcaatttttttacactcacgaaaatgcttctagttcatcaacgggttcaagtatcgttctaatttttggagcatagaaacttgaagttacaagctaccagaaaatgttaaagacggcgagttgctaaatttttccaaaaagatatggtgaaaataagaaaaggggatcaagtatccccactctcccctatagttttctcgttattcagcatgaaagaaaaaaaaaatccgaaaaaacatgcctcaggaaaagtgctgtagttcatatattacacgtccaaaaagtatttgctttatgcatatgaaagctgaagttaatgtctacatcatgaagccaagaaataattttttaaatttttttcaatgaaatggtcacaaaaagttcgaaaaagtggtctgaaacacctact
This sequence is a window from Uranotaenia lowii strain MFRU-FL chromosome 3, ASM2978415v1, whole genome shotgun sequence. Protein-coding genes within it:
- the LOC129755104 gene encoding uncharacterized protein LOC129755104 produces the protein MFSTLGSYIWGGDSEQVGSPLDEIKFTINGKPYTVNCKTVPVDTSLNTFIRSHAHLTGTKFMCLEGGCGACIVNVNGTHPVTKMKTSWAVNSCLFPVFACHGMDILTVEGIGNKKAGYHPAQKVLAHFNGTQCGYCSPGMVMNMYSLMESKKGQVSMEEIENSFGGNICRCTGYRPILDAFKSLAVNADDRLVEACKDIEDLNKICPKTGNACAGKCSVAEDASKVKRPVNMVFEDGTEWHKVYSINDIFAILDKIGEKPYMLVAGNTAHGVYRRSDDLQVFIDVNSVDELHSHSLGDELVIGANVSLTEYMEILTNAAEKNDKFGYCKEIMKHVDLIANVPVRNSGTIAGNLSIKNQHHEFPSDNYLLLEAIGATLTIVESGGKTSSVAPKDYVMMDMTKKLIKNVILPALDPASFLFKSFKIMPRAQNAHAYVNGAFLVKMNAAMNSVESARICFGGINPNFTHAEATEKLLVGKNLFDNATLQAAFSSLKDEVDPDWVLPDASDKYRKNLAISLFYKFVLSVAPSGKITLKPEYESGGTVLTRPLSSGKQSFDTVEKNWPLTKNIPKIEAQAQTAGEAKFSNDLAPQPGELYGAFVLATEINSKIAQIDPSDALKLPGVIAFFSAKDIPGNNNFMPAGLGNLEVEEIFCSEEVKFHSQFAGLIVAETFNQAQRAAKAVRITYEKINNKPIYATLKAVMDVDAQDRFFDAQSSKRGKGYRVKTEVCDSKQVKGRFEIGNQYHYTMEAQTCVCVPIEDGMDVYSSTQWMDLTQLAIAECLKVPVNSLNLYVRRLGGAYGCKISRASQIACACALAAHLLQRPVRLVLTIEHNMSSIGKRFGCISDYSADVDKTGHIEKLTNNFVQDYGITMNESVQMAATEFFKNCYDNKNWKIVGKAVKTDAPSNTWCRAPGTTEGVAMIENIMEHIAHEMGLDPIDVRMANMASDNKIKQLMPTFLKDVEYNDRKRAIDDFNAKNRWKKRGIAIVPLQYWLEYFGQLNCIVSVFGGDGTVSVTHGGIEMGQGMNTKVAQTVAFSLGIPLEMVSIKPSATNTSPNAIVTGGSMTSEAVCYAAKKACDMLQERLSPVRKENAQADWPTIAKLAYVRNIDLCAEAQWRVDDVKGYYIYGLSCAEIEVDILTGNVQVKRVDILEDTGESLSPGIDVGQIEGAFVMGIGYFLTEALVTDSRTGELVTNRTWTYKPPGAKDIPIDFRVSFLRNSSNPVGVLRSKATGEPALNMTIVVIFALRYALNAARKDAGLPNEWIPFGSATTPDLVFQLAGNNVEQYMLN